Proteins from a genomic interval of Posidoniimonas polymericola:
- a CDS encoding alpha-E domain-containing protein encodes MLSRVADSIFWMSRYIERAENVARYIDVNFNITLGAESDNPLQWAPLVYTTGDHELFKELYGEGERDSVLRFLAFDDRNPNSILSSVNAARENARTARDSITAPMWEQINRFYLMVQSVAKSGAALHDPNEFCDAVKLNSHALVGHTYTTMSHGEAWHFSRVGRLLERADKTSRILDVQYYHLLPSINDVGSALDLVRWNALLRSTSALTMYRRVHGRIVPDRVADFLILDRDFPRSMRFCVMRAQDSVSEITGSRPGTFTCRTEQLAGRLRSEMDYTAIEDVIREGLHEYIDRFQLLLNGIGEALQADFLSPADHTKTPILQSQRQA; translated from the coding sequence ATGCTAAGCCGCGTGGCCGACTCTATTTTCTGGATGAGCCGATACATCGAGCGGGCAGAGAACGTCGCGCGGTACATCGATGTCAACTTCAACATCACCCTTGGCGCTGAATCGGACAACCCGCTGCAGTGGGCGCCGCTCGTCTACACGACCGGCGACCACGAGCTGTTCAAGGAGCTGTACGGCGAGGGCGAGCGCGACTCGGTGCTGCGGTTCCTAGCGTTCGACGACCGCAACCCCAACTCGATCCTCTCCAGCGTCAACGCCGCGCGGGAGAACGCCCGCACGGCCCGCGACTCGATCACCGCGCCGATGTGGGAGCAGATCAACCGCTTCTACCTGATGGTGCAGTCGGTCGCCAAGTCGGGCGCCGCCCTGCACGACCCCAACGAGTTTTGCGACGCCGTGAAGCTCAACAGCCACGCGCTGGTCGGGCACACCTACACGACGATGTCCCACGGCGAGGCCTGGCACTTCTCGCGGGTCGGAAGGCTGCTCGAGAGGGCCGACAAGACGTCGCGCATCCTGGATGTCCAGTACTACCACCTGCTCCCCTCGATTAATGACGTCGGCTCCGCCCTCGACCTGGTGCGCTGGAACGCGCTGCTCCGCTCGACCAGTGCACTGACAATGTACCGCCGGGTGCACGGTCGGATTGTGCCGGATCGGGTCGCCGATTTTTTGATCCTCGACCGAGATTTTCCCCGCTCGATGCGTTTCTGTGTGATGCGCGCGCAGGACTCGGTCAGCGAGATCACCGGCAGCCGACCGGGGACGTTCACCTGTCGGACGGAGCAGCTGGCCGGTCGACTGCGGTCAGAGATGGACTACACCGCCATTGAGGATGTCATACGCGAGGGATTGCACGAATATATCGATCGCTTCCAACTCCTATTGAATGGGATTGGGGAAGCTTTGCAGGCAGACTTCCTGTCTCCTGCCGATCATACGAAGACCCCTATCCTGCAATCCCAACGCCAGGCCTGA
- a CDS encoding circularly permuted type 2 ATP-grasp protein produces the protein MQYQAQGFDETFTSEGQPRPACEEFYRRLQMIGPDELGRRQQAAELQFRNAGITFNVYGHEDGVEKVWPFDIMPRVLDGAEWSSIEAGLRQRVMALNLFIDDVYNERRIIKDGVVPEELLRTSKTYRPEMEGFSPTHKAWCHVNGVDLVRDKDGQIYVLEDNLRCPSGVSYVLENREVMKRSFSQVFHGVSIAPVEEYPEKLLQTLQSVAPPSAHQPLAVVLTPGVYNSAYFEHTFLAQQMGVQLVQGSDLAVVDNVVFLRTTHGLHRVDVIYRRIDDDFLDPECFRKDSCLGVAGLMRAYRAGNVALANAPGTGVADDKAVYAYVPQIIKYYLDEEPILNNVPTYLCGDPQQRDHVLANLDKLVVKPTNESGGYGILMGPQATDEQRAAYVDLIRSNPRNYIAQPMLQLSTVPTLIGDRLEPRHVDLRPFVLAGEEVYVMPGGLTRVALNAGSMVVNSSQGGGSKDTWVLRN, from the coding sequence ATGCAGTATCAGGCCCAGGGCTTTGATGAGACGTTTACCTCCGAGGGGCAGCCCCGCCCCGCGTGCGAGGAATTCTACCGCCGGTTGCAGATGATCGGCCCCGACGAATTGGGGCGGCGCCAGCAGGCCGCCGAACTGCAGTTCCGCAACGCGGGCATCACGTTCAACGTGTACGGGCACGAAGATGGCGTCGAGAAGGTCTGGCCGTTCGACATCATGCCCCGGGTGCTCGATGGCGCCGAGTGGTCGTCGATCGAGGCCGGACTGCGGCAGCGCGTCATGGCGCTCAACCTGTTTATCGACGACGTCTACAACGAGCGGCGGATCATCAAGGACGGCGTGGTGCCCGAGGAACTGCTCCGCACTTCCAAGACCTACCGCCCCGAGATGGAGGGTTTCAGCCCCACCCACAAGGCGTGGTGCCACGTCAACGGCGTCGACCTGGTCCGCGACAAGGACGGCCAGATCTACGTCCTCGAGGACAACCTGCGGTGCCCGTCGGGCGTTTCGTACGTGCTGGAAAACCGGGAGGTGATGAAGCGGAGCTTCTCGCAGGTGTTCCACGGGGTGTCGATCGCGCCGGTCGAGGAGTACCCAGAGAAGCTGCTGCAGACGCTGCAGAGCGTCGCGCCCCCGTCGGCCCACCAACCGCTGGCAGTGGTGCTGACGCCCGGCGTCTACAACTCCGCTTACTTTGAGCACACCTTCTTGGCTCAGCAGATGGGCGTGCAGCTGGTGCAGGGGAGCGACCTAGCCGTGGTCGACAACGTGGTCTTCCTCCGCACGACTCATGGCCTGCACCGAGTGGACGTAATCTACCGCCGCATCGACGACGACTTCCTCGATCCGGAGTGCTTCCGCAAGGACTCGTGCCTTGGAGTCGCCGGCCTGATGCGGGCCTACCGGGCCGGCAACGTCGCGCTGGCCAACGCGCCGGGCACCGGCGTCGCGGACGACAAGGCGGTCTACGCCTACGTGCCGCAGATCATCAAGTACTACCTGGACGAGGAGCCGATCCTCAACAACGTGCCGACCTACCTGTGCGGGGACCCCCAGCAGCGGGACCACGTGCTCGCAAACCTCGACAAGCTGGTGGTGAAGCCGACCAACGAGTCGGGCGGCTACGGCATCTTGATGGGCCCCCAGGCGACCGACGAGCAGCGGGCCGCCTACGTGGACCTGATCCGCTCGAACCCGCGGAACTACATCGCCCAGCCGATGCTGCAGCTGTCGACCGTTCCGACCCTGATCGGCGACCGGCTCGAGCCGCGGCACGTCGACCTGCGTCCGTTTGTGCTGGCCGGTGAGGAGGTCTATGTGATGCCGGGCGGGTTGACCCGCGTGGCGCTCAACGCCGGTTCGATGGTAGTAAATTCCTCCCAAGGAGGTGGTAGCAAAGACACCTGGGTCTTGCGAAACTAG
- the ligA gene encoding NAD-dependent DNA ligase LigA, whose amino-acid sequence MPSPAADPDREIESLRNEIRQHDQLYYVEAKPVVADHDYDKLMHRLKELEAAHPEKITPDSPTQRVGDQPAPHLEPAEHVTPMLSMDNTFSQEELQKFGERVQKLLAAEGDSEEGGEPIEWVVELKIDGVAISLLYEQGRLTRAATRGDGRVGDNITHNARTVLGVPLRLLGDDYPDVVEVRGEVYMTNSDLVALNAQRTAAGEATFANTRNLTAGAIKTLDPRVCAARKIRFFAHGVGQTDDLPVDNHMDFLAAIARWGLPATPMVQRFGSFKEATEHCEQLIERLHELDFEVDGLVLKVNSFAQRARLGATSKSPRWMVAYKFEKYEAVTTIHEIKVNVGKTGAVTPYGELEPVEIAGTTVSRVTLHNAEEVERKDIRPGDTIVVEKAGKIIPHVVRVEKHLRKENLAPFPFPTECPRCGTELVKDEGGVYIRCPNMSCPGRMRERLMYFSSRSAMDIDGLGEKLIDQLLDAGLVTTFGDLYRLTEEQLVELERVGAKSASNLVNAIEVSKSRGLARLLNGLAIRHVGTTVARVIAQSLGSLEAVRQATVEQLAEINEVGDIIAESVHDFFHSEYGQQTAADLTSLGLNTTEEAPPESEAAGPLGGLTFVVTGTLEGYTRDQAHEAILQRGGKTASSVSKSTDYLLAGAKAGSKLAKAEKLGVKVLDEASFNQLVAGEWQPSVSGTPEDA is encoded by the coding sequence ATGCCCAGCCCTGCCGCCGATCCCGACCGCGAAATCGAGTCGCTACGCAACGAGATCCGCCAGCACGACCAGCTCTACTACGTTGAGGCCAAGCCGGTCGTGGCCGACCACGACTACGACAAGCTAATGCACCGGCTCAAGGAGCTGGAGGCCGCGCACCCTGAGAAGATCACGCCCGACAGCCCGACCCAGCGGGTCGGCGATCAGCCCGCGCCGCACCTCGAGCCGGCCGAGCACGTCACGCCGATGCTGTCGATGGATAACACCTTCAGCCAGGAGGAGCTGCAGAAGTTTGGCGAGCGGGTGCAGAAGCTGCTCGCCGCCGAAGGGGACTCCGAGGAGGGGGGGGAACCGATCGAGTGGGTCGTGGAGCTCAAGATCGACGGCGTGGCGATCTCGCTGTTGTACGAGCAGGGCCGGCTGACCCGGGCCGCCACGCGGGGCGATGGCCGCGTCGGCGACAACATCACGCACAACGCCCGCACGGTGCTGGGCGTGCCGCTGCGGCTGCTGGGCGACGACTACCCCGACGTGGTCGAGGTCCGCGGCGAGGTCTACATGACCAACTCCGACCTGGTCGCCCTGAACGCCCAACGCACGGCCGCCGGCGAGGCGACCTTCGCCAACACACGCAACCTGACCGCCGGCGCCATCAAGACGCTCGACCCGCGGGTCTGTGCGGCGCGGAAGATCCGCTTCTTTGCCCACGGAGTCGGCCAGACCGACGACCTGCCGGTCGACAACCACATGGACTTCCTCGCCGCGATCGCGCGGTGGGGCCTCCCGGCGACGCCGATGGTCCAGCGGTTCGGCAGCTTCAAGGAGGCCACCGAACACTGCGAGCAGCTCATCGAACGCCTGCACGAGCTCGACTTCGAGGTCGACGGCCTGGTGCTGAAGGTCAACAGCTTCGCGCAGCGGGCCCGGCTCGGCGCCACCAGCAAGAGTCCGCGGTGGATGGTTGCCTACAAGTTCGAGAAGTACGAGGCGGTCACCACAATCCACGAGATCAAGGTCAACGTCGGCAAGACCGGGGCGGTGACCCCGTACGGCGAGCTGGAGCCGGTCGAGATCGCCGGCACAACGGTCAGCCGGGTCACGCTGCACAACGCCGAGGAGGTCGAACGCAAGGACATCCGCCCCGGCGACACAATCGTCGTCGAGAAGGCGGGCAAGATCATCCCGCACGTGGTGCGGGTTGAGAAGCACCTCCGCAAGGAAAACCTCGCTCCGTTTCCGTTCCCGACCGAGTGCCCCCGCTGCGGGACCGAGCTCGTGAAGGACGAGGGGGGCGTCTACATCCGCTGCCCCAACATGAGCTGCCCCGGGCGGATGCGGGAGCGGCTGATGTACTTCTCCAGCCGCTCTGCCATGGACATCGACGGGCTCGGCGAGAAGCTGATCGATCAGCTCCTCGACGCCGGCCTGGTCACAACCTTCGGCGACCTCTACCGGCTGACCGAGGAGCAGCTGGTCGAGCTCGAACGGGTCGGCGCCAAGTCGGCCAGCAACCTGGTCAACGCGATCGAGGTGAGCAAGTCACGCGGCCTGGCTCGGCTGCTCAATGGCCTCGCCATCCGCCACGTCGGCACGACCGTGGCGCGGGTTATCGCGCAGAGCCTCGGCTCGCTCGAGGCCGTGCGCCAGGCGACCGTCGAGCAGCTGGCCGAAATCAACGAGGTCGGCGACATCATCGCCGAGAGCGTGCACGACTTTTTCCATAGCGAGTACGGTCAGCAAACCGCCGCCGACCTGACCAGCCTGGGACTGAACACAACCGAGGAGGCGCCCCCCGAGTCGGAAGCGGCGGGCCCGCTGGGTGGTCTGACGTTTGTCGTCACGGGGACGCTCGAAGGCTACACCCGCGACCAGGCGCACGAGGCGATCCTCCAGCGTGGAGGCAAGACCGCGAGCAGCGTTTCGAAGTCGACCGACTACCTGCTGGCCGGCGCAAAAGCCGGCAGCAAGCTCGCCAAGGCGGAGAAGCTCGGCGTGAAGGTCTTGGATGAGGCGTCTTTCAACCAGTTGGTCGCTGGCGAATGGCAGCCGTCGGTCTCGGGAACGCCCGAAGATGCCTAG
- the uvrA gene encoding excinuclease ABC subunit UvrA, whose protein sequence is MPTAKASNATNGAAAPAALDVIRVRGARDHNLRDIDLELPRNQLIAFCGVSGSGKTTMAIDTLYAEGQRRYMESFSTYTRQFLDQLDKPDADVIEGLPPAVAVTQNQTSRSNRATVATATEIADHLRLLFARIGRVICSGCGQEVHRDSPESIARWLQDQPAGRRGMLAYPHETDSPTWREELVEAGFVRAIIGSHTYNLDDPSVRDLPTGGSVLVVVDRLTTPGTSEGRLTESIESALHHGADHCQLLLETDNASPAAGAADIDGRRWQVFRFGRSLHCGVCDLSYTEPSPQLFNFNSPLGACHECEGFGSIIETDMGLVVPDPTKSLRQGAVAPWNSPSYLHELEELIALAPDRGIPLDVPFAELAPQHLDVVLHGSPEHEFGGLDGFFRWLERRKYKMHLRVFLSRWRSYRACEACGGSRLKPDALAVRIGGKNLAEVCGQTAGAALNFLTSLPLSDTEQQVGQVMLNQVRARLEYLVEVGLAYLPLDRSLRTLSSGESQRVAMTSTLGSSLVDMLYVLDEPTAGLHHVDVKRLTGAIHRLRDRGNTVIVVDHEEDVIAGADQAVEFGPAAGVDGGRIVFQGPPARLCETPDSSTGDWLAGRRSMVPGGQRRAAENWVELTGASGNNLQEVDLRVPLGVLSVVTGVSGAGKSSLVLQTLYPALVASLGKENGRSADQSPLPYASLSGSAHIDNVVQVDQQAISRSPRSNPVTYIKAFDPIRAVFAEQPDAQTLGLTSGHFSFNVEGGRCETCQGAGRVEVDMQFLADITMRCRECDGRRYRPEVLGVKYRGRDISEVLEMSAQEAFRFFRGHKKVQQKLKVLLDVGLGYVPLGQPSSTLSGGEAQRLKLAGSLAGKQTGRSLFVMDEPTRGLHFSDIVRLIDCFDALLEVGHSLLVIEHNVQLILAADHVIDLGPGAAGEGGRIVATGTPEQVAKKPDSATGRSLAEALRKNAEAVRELDDE, encoded by the coding sequence ATGCCGACCGCAAAAGCCAGCAACGCCACGAACGGCGCCGCCGCCCCGGCCGCACTCGACGTCATCCGCGTCCGCGGCGCCCGGGACCACAACCTGCGGGACATCGACCTGGAGCTGCCCCGCAACCAGCTGATCGCGTTCTGCGGGGTCTCGGGCAGCGGCAAGACCACCATGGCGATCGACACGCTCTACGCCGAGGGCCAGCGTCGGTACATGGAGAGCTTCTCGACCTACACACGGCAGTTCCTCGACCAGCTCGACAAGCCCGACGCCGACGTCATCGAGGGCCTGCCGCCCGCCGTGGCGGTCACCCAGAACCAGACCAGCCGCTCCAACCGCGCGACGGTCGCCACCGCGACCGAGATCGCCGACCACCTGCGGCTGCTGTTCGCGCGGATCGGCCGCGTGATCTGCTCCGGCTGCGGCCAGGAGGTGCACCGCGACTCGCCCGAGAGCATCGCCCGCTGGCTGCAGGACCAGCCCGCAGGGCGGCGGGGCATGCTGGCCTACCCGCACGAGACCGACTCGCCGACCTGGCGCGAGGAACTCGTCGAGGCGGGGTTTGTCCGCGCGATCATCGGCAGCCACACCTACAACCTCGACGACCCTTCCGTGCGCGACCTGCCGACCGGCGGGTCGGTGCTGGTGGTGGTCGACCGCCTGACCACTCCCGGGACCTCCGAGGGCCGGCTGACCGAGTCGATCGAGTCGGCCCTGCACCACGGCGCCGACCACTGCCAGCTGCTGCTCGAAACCGACAACGCATCCCCGGCCGCCGGCGCCGCGGATATCGACGGCCGCCGCTGGCAGGTTTTCCGGTTCGGCCGTTCGCTGCACTGCGGCGTGTGCGACCTGTCGTACACCGAGCCGTCGCCGCAGCTGTTCAACTTCAACAGCCCGCTGGGCGCCTGCCACGAGTGCGAGGGTTTCGGCAGCATCATCGAGACCGACATGGGTCTGGTGGTGCCCGACCCAACGAAGTCGCTCCGCCAGGGCGCGGTGGCGCCGTGGAACTCGCCGTCCTACCTGCACGAGCTCGAGGAGCTGATCGCCCTGGCGCCCGACCGGGGGATCCCGCTCGACGTGCCGTTTGCCGAGCTCGCGCCCCAGCACCTCGACGTCGTGCTGCACGGGTCGCCGGAGCACGAATTTGGCGGGCTCGACGGCTTCTTCCGCTGGCTCGAACGCCGCAAGTACAAGATGCACCTGCGGGTGTTCCTCAGCCGCTGGCGGTCGTACCGCGCCTGCGAGGCCTGCGGCGGCTCGCGGCTCAAGCCGGACGCGTTGGCGGTCCGCATCGGCGGCAAGAACCTGGCGGAGGTTTGCGGGCAGACCGCCGGAGCCGCCCTCAACTTCCTCACCTCGCTGCCGCTCTCCGACACCGAGCAGCAGGTCGGCCAGGTGATGCTCAACCAGGTCCGGGCGCGGCTGGAGTACCTGGTCGAGGTCGGCCTCGCCTACCTGCCGCTCGACCGTTCGCTCCGCACGCTCAGCTCGGGCGAGAGTCAGCGGGTCGCGATGACCTCGACGCTCGGCTCGAGTCTGGTCGACATGCTGTACGTGCTCGACGAGCCAACCGCCGGCCTGCACCACGTCGACGTCAAGCGGCTGACCGGCGCCATCCACCGCCTGCGTGACCGCGGCAACACGGTGATCGTGGTTGACCACGAGGAGGACGTCATCGCCGGCGCCGACCAGGCGGTCGAGTTCGGACCCGCCGCCGGCGTCGACGGCGGGCGGATTGTCTTCCAAGGTCCGCCGGCTCGGCTCTGCGAGACCCCCGACAGCAGCACCGGCGACTGGCTCGCCGGCCGCCGGTCGATGGTCCCTGGCGGCCAGCGCCGCGCCGCCGAAAACTGGGTCGAGCTGACCGGCGCCAGCGGCAACAACCTCCAAGAAGTCGACCTGCGGGTCCCGCTCGGCGTGCTGTCGGTCGTGACCGGCGTGAGCGGGGCGGGCAAGAGCAGCCTCGTGCTGCAAACCCTCTACCCGGCGCTGGTCGCGTCGCTGGGCAAGGAAAACGGCCGCTCGGCCGACCAGTCGCCGCTGCCCTACGCTTCGCTGTCGGGCTCGGCGCACATCGACAACGTGGTGCAGGTGGACCAGCAGGCGATCAGCCGCTCGCCCCGCTCGAACCCGGTCACCTACATCAAGGCGTTCGACCCAATCCGAGCCGTGTTCGCCGAGCAGCCCGACGCCCAGACGCTCGGCCTGACCAGCGGGCACTTCAGCTTCAACGTCGAGGGGGGCCGCTGCGAGACCTGCCAGGGCGCCGGCCGCGTCGAGGTCGACATGCAGTTCCTGGCCGACATCACCATGCGGTGCCGCGAGTGCGACGGCCGCCGCTACCGCCCCGAGGTGCTCGGCGTCAAGTACCGCGGCCGCGACATCTCCGAGGTGCTCGAGATGTCCGCGCAGGAGGCGTTCCGCTTCTTCCGCGGGCACAAGAAAGTGCAGCAGAAGCTCAAGGTGCTGCTCGACGTCGGCCTCGGCTACGTGCCGCTCGGTCAGCCGTCGAGCACGCTGTCGGGCGGCGAGGCCCAGCGGCTCAAGCTGGCCGGCTCGCTGGCGGGCAAACAGACCGGGCGCTCGCTGTTCGTCATGGACGAGCCGACCCGCGGGCTGCACTTCTCGGACATCGTGCGGCTGATCGACTGCTTCGACGCGCTGCTGGAGGTCGGCCACTCGCTGCTGGTCATCGAGCATAATGTGCAGCTCATCCTCGCCGCCGACCACGTGATCGACCTCGGCCCCGGCGCCGCGGGCGAAGGGGGACGCATCGTCGCGACCGGCACGCCGGAGCAGGTCGCGAAGAAGCCCGACTCGGCCACCGGCCGGTCCCTCGCCGAGGCGCTCCGCAAGAACGCCGAGGCCGTTCGCGAGCTCGACGATGAGTAG
- a CDS encoding ThiF family adenylyltransferase, with product MSSPPFDRYAKQVRFAPIGEQGQQRIADSSVLVVGCGALGSVVAESLVRSGVGRVRLVDRDFLELSNLQRQTLYDEEDLATGLPKAVLAGRRLAKINSQVAVDAVVADVTHHNMAELAAGVDVIVDALDNFETRLLINDYAVSTGTPWVYGGCIGAEGQVMAILPGETPCLTALVPEPPAPGESPTCDTAGVIAPAVNVVASFQAAEALKLLSGARNAVNRRLTSIDLWRNRVRMLDVSKLHADGTCPTCHEREFPWLRGDRGSQAVVLCGRNAVQLRAAVPGDVDLDALAARLRPAGPATVNAFLLRLQAGVHTLTLFRDGRCIVSGTDDPAKARSLVAQHLGS from the coding sequence ATGAGTAGCCCGCCCTTCGACCGCTACGCCAAGCAGGTCCGCTTCGCCCCGATCGGCGAGCAGGGCCAGCAGCGGATCGCCGACTCCAGTGTGCTGGTGGTCGGCTGCGGCGCGCTCGGCTCGGTAGTCGCCGAGTCGCTGGTCCGCAGCGGCGTCGGCCGGGTGCGGCTGGTCGACCGCGACTTCCTCGAGCTCTCGAACCTCCAACGCCAGACCCTCTACGACGAGGAGGATCTGGCTACAGGACTTCCGAAGGCGGTGCTCGCCGGCCGCCGGCTGGCGAAGATCAACAGCCAGGTCGCGGTCGACGCCGTGGTGGCGGACGTCACGCACCACAACATGGCCGAGCTGGCTGCTGGCGTCGACGTGATCGTCGACGCGCTCGACAATTTCGAGACCCGCCTCCTGATCAACGACTACGCGGTCAGCACCGGCACGCCGTGGGTGTACGGCGGCTGCATCGGCGCCGAGGGCCAGGTGATGGCGATCCTGCCGGGCGAGACCCCGTGCCTGACCGCCCTGGTTCCCGAGCCCCCCGCGCCCGGCGAGTCGCCCACCTGCGACACCGCCGGCGTGATCGCCCCCGCGGTGAACGTGGTGGCGTCATTCCAGGCGGCCGAGGCGCTCAAGCTGCTCTCCGGCGCCCGCAACGCCGTCAACCGCCGGCTCACCTCGATCGACCTGTGGCGCAACCGCGTCCGCATGCTCGACGTCTCGAAGCTGCACGCCGATGGGACCTGCCCGACCTGCCACGAGCGAGAATTCCCTTGGCTCCGCGGCGACCGCGGCAGCCAAGCCGTGGTGCTCTGCGGCCGCAACGCCGTGCAGCTCCGCGCCGCCGTACCGGGCGACGTCGACCTCGACGCGCTGGCCGCGCGGCTCCGGCCCGCCGGCCCCGCGACCGTCAACGCCTTCTTGCTGCGGCTACAAGCTGGCGTGCACACGCTGACCCTCTTCCGCGACGGCCGCTGCATCGTTTCCGGCACGGACGACCCGGCCAAGGCCCGCTCGCTGGTGGCGCAGCACCTCGGCAGCTAG
- a CDS encoding sulfatase family protein, translating into MIPLRCCGLLLATLAATFPAPAKAAERPNVIVIMSDDQGAADAGCYGATDVQTPALDALAGRGVRFTQFYSAAPVCSPSRAALLTGRYPWQVGMAGNGSPPPSEEHDNSDAFGGRGLPVDGFTMARMFQQAGYATAHIGKWHLGIGVGTQPLQQGFDYSFGFLGGCIDNYSHFDYWGGPNRHDLWENGRRVRLPGKYFPDLLVDHAAEFIDDHGDRPFFMYFAINVPHYPYQGEPKWVDYYQQQGTPYPRNLYAAWLSTLDDRLAALMKHLDDRGLRENTVVVYQADNGYSTEQRAHNGGGSSGRYRGAKFSLFEGGTRLPAVLSWPGHLPEGEVRDQLTHGCDWLPTLAELCGVEVDASLPLDGESLVDVVRSADAPTPHDAVCWRFQDQWAVRQGRWKLMHQPRGYDKSPQPELVDGKWFLADIDADPSEATNLAADHPEVVEQLRRLYESRYATNRGD; encoded by the coding sequence ATGATTCCCCTGCGATGCTGCGGCCTGCTTCTCGCAACGCTTGCCGCCACTTTCCCAGCTCCCGCGAAAGCAGCCGAGCGGCCGAACGTAATCGTCATCATGTCGGACGACCAGGGCGCGGCCGACGCGGGGTGCTACGGCGCAACCGACGTGCAGACGCCGGCGCTCGACGCGCTCGCCGGCCGCGGCGTGCGGTTCACGCAGTTTTACTCCGCCGCGCCGGTCTGCTCGCCATCGCGGGCGGCGCTGTTGACCGGCCGGTACCCGTGGCAGGTCGGCATGGCGGGCAACGGCTCGCCGCCGCCGAGCGAGGAGCACGACAACTCCGACGCGTTCGGCGGCCGGGGGCTGCCGGTCGACGGGTTCACCATGGCCCGGATGTTCCAGCAGGCGGGCTACGCCACCGCCCACATCGGCAAGTGGCACCTAGGGATCGGCGTCGGGACCCAGCCGCTGCAGCAGGGGTTCGACTACTCCTTCGGCTTCCTCGGCGGCTGCATCGACAACTACTCGCACTTCGACTACTGGGGCGGCCCCAACCGGCACGACCTGTGGGAGAACGGCCGGCGGGTGCGGCTGCCGGGGAAGTACTTCCCCGACCTGCTGGTCGACCACGCCGCCGAGTTCATTGACGACCACGGCGACCGGCCTTTCTTCATGTACTTCGCCATCAACGTGCCACACTACCCCTACCAGGGCGAACCGAAGTGGGTCGACTACTACCAACAGCAGGGAACCCCCTACCCTCGGAACCTCTACGCCGCCTGGCTGTCGACGCTCGACGACCGGCTGGCGGCGCTGATGAAGCACCTGGACGATCGCGGCCTGCGCGAGAACACCGTCGTCGTGTACCAGGCCGACAACGGCTACTCGACCGAGCAGCGCGCGCACAACGGCGGCGGCAGCAGCGGCCGGTACCGCGGCGCCAAGTTCAGCCTCTTCGAGGGGGGCACGCGGCTGCCGGCGGTCCTCTCCTGGCCCGGTCATCTCCCGGAGGGCGAGGTCCGCGACCAGCTGACCCACGGCTGCGACTGGCTGCCGACGCTGGCCGAGCTGTGCGGCGTCGAGGTTGACGCCTCACTGCCGCTCGACGGCGAGAGCCTGGTCGACGTCGTCCGCTCGGCCGACGCGCCGACCCCGCACGACGCCGTGTGCTGGCGGTTCCAGGACCAGTGGGCCGTCCGGCAGGGGCGGTGGAAGCTGATGCACCAGCCGCGCGGCTACGATAAGTCGCCCCAGCCCGAACTCGTCGACGGCAAGTGGTTCCTCGCCGACATCGACGCCGACCCAAGCGAGGCGACCAACCTGGCGGCCGACCACCCCGAGGTCGTCGAGCAGCTGCGTAGGCTGTACGAGTCCCGCTACGCCACCAACCGCGGCGACTGA
- a CDS encoding SRPBCC family protein: MPPEQKATDEKANEIYINRVYDAPVALVWDAWTDPEQVAQWWGPRGFTITTHSKDLRPGGHWSYTMHGPDGTDYENRTLYYEVVEHEKLVYDHGGNDDRPPLFRVTVLFFKEQGQTRMEMTFALETAEAAAEIKKMIKQANGNSTWDRLAEYVEKQQSGDEVFVINRTVEAPIDAVFAAWTDPQQLAAWLPPAGFQMEFAEADIRAGGSARNKMFGDQRPTIYACFEYLEVEPPTRIAYTQSFCDEQGSPGRHPMSPEFPATLLTSISLAAETPNRTRVTVASTPQGARTAAELQAFTSERTGMTMGWTGSFDNLEQRLAGESTAAVG; encoded by the coding sequence ATGCCCCCCGAACAAAAAGCGACGGACGAAAAAGCAAATGAGATCTACATCAACCGGGTGTACGACGCGCCGGTCGCTCTGGTGTGGGATGCCTGGACCGATCCCGAGCAGGTAGCCCAGTGGTGGGGCCCGCGCGGGTTCACCATCACCACCCACTCCAAGGACCTGCGGCCGGGGGGGCACTGGTCGTACACCATGCACGGGCCCGACGGCACGGACTACGAGAACAGGACACTGTACTACGAGGTCGTGGAACACGAGAAGTTAGTCTACGACCACGGCGGCAATGACGACCGGCCCCCGCTGTTCCGCGTCACGGTGCTGTTTTTCAAGGAGCAGGGCCAAACCCGGATGGAGATGACCTTCGCGCTCGAGACGGCCGAGGCGGCCGCCGAGATCAAGAAGATGATCAAGCAGGCCAACGGCAACTCGACCTGGGACCGGCTGGCCGAGTACGTCGAGAAGCAGCAGAGCGGCGACGAGGTGTTCGTCATCAACCGCACGGTCGAGGCGCCGATCGACGCCGTGTTCGCCGCCTGGACCGACCCGCAACAGCTCGCCGCGTGGCTCCCCCCGGCCGGCTTTCAGATGGAGTTCGCCGAGGCCGACATCCGCGCCGGCGGCTCGGCTCGGAATAAGATGTTTGGCGACCAACGGCCGACTATTTACGCGTGCTTCGAGTACCTCGAGGTCGAGCCCCCAACCCGCATCGCCTACACGCAGTCGTTTTGCGATGAGCAGGGCAGTCCGGGCCGCCACCCGATGTCGCCCGAGTTCCCGGCCACGCTGCTGACCTCCATCTCGCTCGCCGCAGAGACCCCCAATCGCACCCGCGTCACGGTGGCGAGCACGCCTCAGGGCGCGCGTACCGCCGCGGAGCTGCAGGCGTTCACGTCCGAACGCACCGGGATGACGATGGGCTGGACCGGATCGTTTGACAACCTCGAGCAACGCCTCGCCGGAGAGTCGACGGCGGCAGTCGGCTGA